Below is a window of Gemmatimonas sp. UBA7669 DNA.
TCTGCGAAGCCTGGCAGGGCAAGCGCCCGCGCGTCGCCCAACTGGCTGGTGTGGTGGTGGGCCTCGTGGGTGTGGGGCTGCTGGTCATGCCGACCGGCAGCGCGGGGCTCACGGCCGTCGATCCAATCGGCGCCGTGGCGCTCACCATGGGCTCGCTGTCCTGGACCATTGGTTCGCTCTATTCCCGCACGGCGCAGCAGGCCAAGCCGGCCTCCATGGCCATTGCCATGCAGATGCTCACCGGGGGCGCGCTGCTGATCGTGCTGTCGCTGGCGCTGGGTGACTGGCAGCGGGTCAGTTTCGATACGGTGTCGACTCGCTCCGCACTATCGCTCCTCTATCTCGTCATCTTCGGATCACTTGTAGGTTTCTCCACCTACATGTGGCTGCTCAAGGTAGCCAGCCCCACCGCCGTCGGGACCTATGCCTATGTCAATCCGGTGGTGGCCGTGCTGCTGGGCGTGGCGCTCGGCGGTGAACGCCTGCCCGCCTCGGCCTGGGTAGCCATGTCCGTCATTGTGGGGGGCGTGGCGCTGGTGAGCCTCGTGGATAGCCGCCGAAATGCCCGCAAGGTCACGGCCTGACCTGGTGATACAGACTGACACGCCGGCAGTGGTCTGAATCCCGCCGCTGCGCTCCGCGTACGGATCACTAACCCTCACGTATGGAGTCGGTTCGGTGCGCACCCACATCAAGGTCGTCGGCCTCGTCAATCTGCTCTACAGCGCCATTGGTCTCCTGATGGCGGCCGGTGCCCTGTTTGGCGGCCTCTTCAGCTCGCTCGCCACGCTCAACCCCGTGGTCATGGTGGTGGGCACGGTCACCAGCGCGGTCGTCGCGGTAATCATCGGAGTCATCAGTCTCTTCGGGCTGCTGGCTGGTCTGGCCCTGCTCAACCACCAGAATTGGGCGCGGTGGGTCATCCTGTTTGTTTCGGTGCTGCGCCTGTTCCGCTGGCCCTTCGGTACGCTGTTCGGCGGCTACAGCATCTGGGTGCTGACGCACCGGGAAACGCGGGACATCTTCGCGGCCAACAGTCGGTAACGGAATCCGCGGGTCCCCAGGCTCTGGCGGCCCTGCGTGGCGGACGGCAATGTCTCCACATGGCCACCCCGCCGCCTGATTCGCTGACCACCAGGTTGCCCCGAGTGGGCAATGCACCCGTCCCGCCTCCGACCACGTCGGATGGCGGGATTTGTGCTGCCGGGGGGCCATTCCTCTCCAATGCTGAGCGACAGGCGCTCGACGTGCTGGCAGGGGCCGTTCTGCGCGGCGCGCCCGCGGCTGGCACGGCGCTCCCAGGTGTTGCCGAGCGAGTAGACGCACGACTCCACACGCTGCCTGAGGACAAGCGTCGTCAGGTCGGACAGGCCATCCGTTTGCTGGCGTCTCCAATGGGCGGCCTGCTGGCCGGCCAGAGACCCGTGGCGTTCGCCGCGCTGGCCCCGGAGGCGCAGGCGGAGCGGCTGGGCCGCTGGGTCGAGTCGCCCATCGGTGTGGTGCGCTCGGCGGTGCAGACGCTGCGGCGCCTGGTGATGGCGGTGCACTACGCCGACCCGGTGGTGTCACGGGCCATCGGATATGCGGGGCCCGAAGCGTCGCCTCGGGTACTGGTTGACGTTGGCACGCCACGTGCCGGCGAGCGTGGCGCATGGAGTGCCATGCCGGAGCGCTTCGACGTGGACCCGTCCACGCCCACGGGCCGCGTCGCCGCTGATGTCGTGGTGATTGGCACCGGCGCGGGCGGCGCGGTGGCGGCGGCGCGGCTGGCCGAGGCGGGCTATCGGGTGGTCATGCTCGAGGCGGGGGCCTGGCACCGTCGCGAGGATTTTGACGACAACGAAGCGCGGCAGATCGAGCGGCTGTATGCAGACGGCGGCCTGCGCACGACGGACGATGCAGCCATTGCACTCGTGCAGGGCGAGGCAGTCGGCGGATCGACGCTGGTCAACTGGATGATCATGCTGCGCACGCCGGAATTCGTGCTGGCTGAGTGGGCGTCGCATCACGGTATCACCGGCATGAGTCCGTCGGACATGGCACCGGTTTTTGCACGCATCGAGCGTGAGGTGCATGCGAGTCTGGTGCCGGATGCCGCGCATTCGGTCAACAACGCAAAATTGCTGGCGGGCGCACAGGCGCTGGGCTGGCGGGCGCGCGCCGGACAACTGAATGTGGTTGGCTGCCAGCGCTGCGGCTGCTGTGGCATCGGGTGTCGCCATGGCGCCAAACAATCGGCAGACGTCACGTATGTCCCGCGCGCGCTCGCCGCCGGCGCCACTCTCTTCACGTCTTCGCGGGCACTGCGTATCGAAGTGCTCGAGCGCGATCCCGGCCTCAACCAGCAGGGCACGCCACCACTCAAGCGTGTGGTGGCCACACGCCGTCACGCCAATGGGCGGGTGAGCACGCTGCATGTGGAGGCGCCACTCGTGGTGTGCGCGGCCGGCGCCATCGAAACACCGGTGCTGTTGCAGCAGTCCGGCCTGGGCGGTGATGCCGTGGGGCAGTGGCTGCGTCTCCATCCCACCACGGCAGTCTACGCGCACTACGACGAGGAAGTCGTGGCCAGCGCGGGCATTCCCCTCAGCACCGTGTGCGACGAATTCCTGCAGTGGCAGCAGACGGACTACGGCTTCTGGATTGAGACGCCGCCCATGTTGCCCAGCTTCACGGCGGCGGCTCTGCCCGATTTCGGTGAAGCGCATGCCCGCTGCATGGCGCGCTACCGAAACCTTGGGGTAACCATCGGGCTCACCCGCGATGGTGCCGCCCGTGCGCAATCAAGCGGCCAGGTGTCGGTTACCAGACGCGGCACGCGGTCCATTCGGTATCGTCTGAGCCGCGAAGATGCCGCGCGCGTGTCGGCGTCCATCCAGGCCATGGCCCGATTGCATCTCGCGGCCGGCGCCCGGGAAGTGGGCAGCATGCACAGCGTGCCGCGCGTCGTGCGCCACGAGCGGGACCTTGGCGCACTTGCAGGGGGCATACACCCCAACGGGCTCGCCCTCTTTTCGGCGCATGTCAACGGAACCTGCCGCATGGGAACGGCGCGTCACACCTCGGCCACGACCCCGGATGGAGAGCGACATGGGGTGCGCGGTGTGTACATTACCGATGGTTCCGTGCTGCCAACGGCGCTCGGGGTCAATCCACAGGAAACGATCATGGCCGTGGCGTCGGTGCTGGCCGAACGTGTGGCCGCGCGCCACGCTGGCCTGTTGCGCGCCTGACTCCTCCACTCGCACTCCC
It encodes the following:
- the yedA gene encoding drug/metabolite exporter YedA; protein product: MGNTQGTLHDTPAATRFQLIAGFLIIYVVWGSTYLAIKWGVETIPPFFMGALRFLVAGAALYGWNRLRGAAAPTRAQWRDAAIVGGLLLFVGNGAVSWASRRVSSGLASVLVATVPLWLVLCEAWQGKRPRVAQLAGVVVGLVGVGLLVMPTGSAGLTAVDPIGAVALTMGSLSWTIGSLYSRTAQQAKPASMAIAMQMLTGGALLIVLSLALGDWQRVSFDTVSTRSALSLLYLVIFGSLVGFSTYMWLLKVASPTAVGTYAYVNPVVAVLLGVALGGERLPASAWVAMSVIVGGVALVSLVDSRRNARKVTA
- a CDS encoding GMC family oxidoreductase, which encodes MLAGAVLRGAPAAGTALPGVAERVDARLHTLPEDKRRQVGQAIRLLASPMGGLLAGQRPVAFAALAPEAQAERLGRWVESPIGVVRSAVQTLRRLVMAVHYADPVVSRAIGYAGPEASPRVLVDVGTPRAGERGAWSAMPERFDVDPSTPTGRVAADVVVIGTGAGGAVAAARLAEAGYRVVMLEAGAWHRREDFDDNEARQIERLYADGGLRTTDDAAIALVQGEAVGGSTLVNWMIMLRTPEFVLAEWASHHGITGMSPSDMAPVFARIEREVHASLVPDAAHSVNNAKLLAGAQALGWRARAGQLNVVGCQRCGCCGIGCRHGAKQSADVTYVPRALAAGATLFTSSRALRIEVLERDPGLNQQGTPPLKRVVATRRHANGRVSTLHVEAPLVVCAAGAIETPVLLQQSGLGGDAVGQWLRLHPTTAVYAHYDEEVVASAGIPLSTVCDEFLQWQQTDYGFWIETPPMLPSFTAAALPDFGEAHARCMARYRNLGVTIGLTRDGAARAQSSGQVSVTRRGTRSIRYRLSREDAARVSASIQAMARLHLAAGAREVGSMHSVPRVVRHERDLGALAGGIHPNGLALFSAHVNGTCRMGTARHTSATTPDGERHGVRGVYITDGSVLPTALGVNPQETIMAVASVLAERVAARHAGLLRA